In Eremothecium gossypii ATCC 10895 chromosome V, complete sequence, the genomic stretch CCGTGCGGCGCGTGTTCAAGGTGGAGGAGAGCgagccgccgcgcgccgcgaCGCCGGTGGAGGAGAGCTCTGCAAAGGGTGCTGCGTCCGACGGGGAGGCTGCAACCGCAGTTGTGGAGCGCGAGATGCAGAtcgaggagctgcagaCGGAGATCAGGGTCCTGGAGGACACGGTCGCGCAGCTGACGGACTGGAAACGGCTCAACGAGCAGGAGCTCACGAAGCTGCGGCAGATGGCGAGCTCTGCAGAGCTTTCGCAGCGGCACCCGACCCCACCGAGCTCGAGCAACTTGTCGGCGGATCTTCAGGTGCTCCGCAGCAAGGTAGAGAAGCTCAGCCACGAAAACAAAGAGCTGGCGCAACTTAACGAAGCGTACCTGGGGAAGTTCCAGCAGCTGTCCGCGGACCGGGAAATATTCAATAATCGTCTATCAGCAGAGTTCCAGACAGCACAGGAGACACTCAAGAAACACAATTCGAACCTAGAGAAGGATCTCGTCCGCATACGGACAGCgcgcgatgagctgctgAGCAAAGTGGCAGTACTCGAGGCGCAGAAATCCAAGTCCGACATGCTCGAGGACCTGGAGAAAATGCTTGCACTTCAGCAGGAACAGCTGAAAGCTTTGAGCGAGCACAAGCCTGAGCCTGCACGGGACGCCGTTATGAAGGAGTTGCAGGATCTGGAAAAGGCATTCAAGGAGCTATCCCAGTATTCCAACAAGAAGTATTCCGAATATGTTAACCAGGAGTCGTTAATGTCCAAGTTGACTGTGGAGAAAACCAAAGCTGATCAGAAATACTTCGCGGCCATGCGCTCCAAGGATTCGATTTTAATTGAAAATAAAAACCTTTCAAAAAACCTCAGCAAATCAAACGAATTGATCCAGCAGTTAAAGGATATCGAAAAGTCCTTACAGGCGAAGATTGAAAACCTAAACAAACAACTGCATATATCGCGGATCAATGAAAAGAGACTATTAGATTCCAATAAGACAACTTCACTGAAGATAATGGATCTGACTTCCCAGCTGTCGAAGGCCAACAAATCGTCCACCCTCGTTCAACAAGAATGTAACAAATTAATAGAGGAGAAGGCCAAGATGGAGTCAAAGCTGAATGATCTTGAGATTGAAACCAAAAACCTAGCAACCAAGCTCACATACCAGGAAAACAAGTCCAAGAAACTGCACAAGACGTTGGTGTCGAACGGCGGTGATAATGGTGCTCTAGCCGAAGAACTGGAAAACTTCCGCACCGTCGTCTACTGCTCACTGTGCTCCAAAAATTGGAAGGACACTGTCATTAAAACATGTGGTCATGTTTTCTGTGCAGATTGTTGCAAGGAAAGGTTAGCAGCCAGAATGAGGAAATGTCCGACTTGCAACAAGGGGTTTTCTTCCAATGATCTCCTCGTTGTCCATTTGTAAATATACCCACCTCTTATTGCATTTGGTTGCTCAAGCATTTTAAGCGTCAAACAGTCCATATGTTTCTCGTTTACTGTAATAATACATATACATATCACGTACCATGAAACTCATATGTATATAGTCCTGGCATTTTCCGTTTTCGACGGCTGTGGATTGTCTTCCAGTGTCAGTTGCTGTGCTGCTTTGTGCGAGTCATCTGACTTTGGGTGTCTGCAATTTCTCTCTGGGGAGTTGATAAAAGCTTCCAGATTGCATTTTCAAGATTGTCGAAAGCGAACGTAAAAGCTGCTCATCTCTGGGAATGGACAGAGAACAGTAACCATTACCACGAACGGAATAAGTTGGAGGCCAGCCAGTCGGACAGCAATGCCAACAGTTCCGAGCTTTATTCCAAAGCCCAAGAAGCTTACCCCCGAGAATGACCCTCTTCACATCATCAAGACAAGAAGGATAACGCATAATAGGCCTGCCACTATCGCTGGGCCTATGGTGCGGTACTCCAAGCTGCCATTTCGCCAACTTTGCCGCCATTTCAACGTAGATATAGTTTACTCGCCAATGATACTTGCGCGGGAGTTTGTGCGTAATGAGCACGCTCGCATGGCGGACTTCACTACGAACAGCCGTGATACACCGCTTATTGTGCAGGTCGGGGTGAACAACGTCGTTGACCTCCTCCGTTTTGTTGAGATGGTCAGCCCGTACTGCGATGGCATCGGGATAAACTGCGGCTGTCCCATTCGCGAGCAGGTCCGTGAGGGCATTGGTTCCGCGCTCATCTACAATCAGCCGCTACTTTGCGAGATGGTTAGAGCAGTCAAGGAGAAGTATAAAGACACGGTGCGTCTAGAGACCAAAATACGTATCCACGACGATCTGGCCCAGACTGTAACATTGTGCAACGCACTGGCCTCCGCCGGTGTCGACTGGATTACCATCCATGGCCGCACGCGCACCACGCGGTCTTCAGTGCCTGCCAACATTGCGGCAATCCGCTACATAAAGGAGCATATTACCGACAAGGAGCTGCCCATTGTGGCTAATGGCGATTGCTTCACGTTGGACGACTGCCACCGGATTGCGGCAGAGACAGGCGCTGACGGCATTATGGCCGTGCGGGGCCTACTGGCAAACCCGGCGCTCTTCAGCGGCTACAAGACCTGTCCGTGGCACGCGGTTGAGCTCCTGTGGCACTACGCCATGGAGTTCGGGACCTTGCCATACCAGCTACTTCAGCACCACCTGCATTGCATGCTCGAGAACATGGGCGCCGATAAGACGCTGTTGAAACAGATGATGGACATCAAGAACTTCTGTGAACTGATAGATTGGTTCGACGAGCACTTTGTTCTCAGGCGCAAGTCCCAAGAAGAACTCTCAGACATCCCCGACATCCCATATAGACATCGGGCTCCCCGGCCGTGAGCCCGCCGACGTACTAGCTAGTGTAAATTCCAAGCCCTCTTGTCGGACCGGACGCATATCCGGGTAATCCAGTTCCTCCGCCGCATAAATATCGCATGCCCATGGCCACCTTCTCCCTTCCTGCCACTCCGCAGACGATGTCAAACCGCCTCCGGCGTCTTGCAGCGTGATGCAGTTCAGTAGAATTGCTGCGCGTGCACATTTCTTGCTAAACAAGTTGGCGCTAGGCGCGCAGCAACATGCATGATGATAACCCCATTTTCGCCAGTCTGTTGAGAACAGGGCGTGGACTCGCTGTCCGCGCCGTAAGACCATCCCGCGTTGTGCGTCTGGCGCGCggttctgcagctggcCCCGTTCTGGGGCCGCTGCGGCCACCGCGCGCCGGAGCTGGGCGTCTTTTTGTGTTATGAGTGGCTGGATTCTTTTGTCATAGTTACACTGAGCATGTGCTGTGCCCGCGTAGGGCGCCGCTTTAAAGGTCTTTCTAAAGTGGTTTATTACCGAGTCTACACAAACCTAAACTACAATGACTGTACTAACGCAGGGCTCTCTGGGGGGCCGGTAGTTCAggcctcctcctcctcgaCCACAACAGTGTGCAAGCCCTTGGCAGAGGCCACCACAACTGGCTCGACGTACGAGAATAGTGGGTTCTTGGCGTTGTCCTCCTCgtttcttcttctggaGATTCTCAATCTCATTCTGAATGGAACGCCCTTGACGCCTCTCTTCCAGATCTCGGTGTTCAATCTTGGGTCCAATCTGACATCCTCGGTGCCCATGTGCAACTTGGCGAACTTCTTGATCTCCTTGACCGCGCGTGGCGCTCTCTTCTTGAAGGTGACACCGTGCAACTGCTACTGTTAGTATCGGTCCGGTCTGCGGCTCCGCTCCACGCAGCAGCGAGCCCTGCTCCGCACTCAACATACCCTCTTGTGCAAGTTAATGGTGTACTCGCGAGTAACAACGTCCTTCAAACCAGCCATTTCGTCTGCTTAATTATCTCTTACGAGTGAGTTCTGGTATATCCAACCTATCCCTCTTGTAGCCACTATATTTTTCATGAAAAaccgcgcccgcggctCTGGCCTGCTGCCCTCGGCCTAGCGCCCGCGTGGTCGGCCGCTGGGTCGGGCTGCGGAttgccgcccgcccgcctGGCTCCCCCCGTTCGGTCTCCGTCCAGCTCCCCACGCACTCGCGTCCCATCGTTGAAATGTACGGGCTGCAATGTATGGGTGTTACAGTCACAACAGCATTCCCCGCTTGCTGGACTCCAATGGCGGCCGGGCCGTGAAGGGACGTCCCCACCCTAAGCCAGCACGTATACAGCAGTCGCCGGCTGCGAGCATTGAGCTTGCATCGAGCATTGGTTGGTGCGGCTGGGTAGGATGAGCATGACGGCGACTACAGAGGGCGATGACGGGTACAGACGGCGGCAGTCGGAGATCTACAGAATGCAGGAGACGCTGCTTGACACAACACAAACGGCTGAGACGGCAGGCGCGGCCGAGCGCGTGCAGGAGGCGGACCCGGACGGACAGGGGGCGGGCGTCGACTCGggcgagctgctggaggtTGTGGAGCGCCACTACGGGGCGCGGCGGTGCGCGCTGGGGACGATACGGTACgaggccgcgcgcgcgggccggctgacgggcggcgcgggcgcggcccTGCCGTTTCCGTACGAGGTGGGGCAGCAGACCGTGCCggtgccgctgctgccgcgcaTGGGCACGGCAGCGATCAACAGGCTCGTGACGGTGGAGCTGAGCGCGGAGGACCTTGAGAGCGCGCTCGCGACGGGCGAGAACGCACGCGTGCGCAACCGGGAGCTATGGGGGGTAGACGTGTACACCTGCGACTCGGacccgctgctggtgctggtgCACTGCGGGGTGCTGGACGCGGAGCTGAGCGGACAgggcgcgggcagcgggccgcgccgccgcacgccCGCCAACCGGGCGAACCCCGACTGCGTGACGCGCGGTGTCAGTGCCGCGCCGAGCGtgcggcgcggcgcgtACCACTTTGAcgtgcgcgcgcagctgctcatGCTCCCCCCTTTGCAGCGCTACGCAAGCGCCGAGCGGTTCGGCCTGCAGTCACGTGAATGGAATACCCTGCACGACGGGCTAAGTTACGGACTATACGAGGTGACGATATTGCTACGGGACCCGACCCTCAGGGATGTGGGCGGTGCGGACCAGATTACTAAGGTGGACTGGTAGGACATTCTTGTGTCCGATGCCGCGAACAATGTGTTACCCGGGCCGTTCCGAGCCTGTTTTTTCGAACGCTGCGTGGTAGCCCTGCAGTGGGCATTATGCCCACTGCTCCCTTTCAGTAGGAGAGTGGCACCGGAGAGCTGCTATTCGTCGTTCCTGTTTGCATGTGCATGGATACATGTTTGGTGGCAGGTATCTCAGGAATATTTTAGAGCCAAAACACTAGACAATTCACTTTTGCAGGTGTTCCGTCTGGACATCACACATCGAGTTACTCACCGGGATATGTCTGGCGATAGAGGCGCCGATGCACCATATAGCGTAGCGGACTCGCGACGGAAGAGCCGCGCACGGCCGGGACTGCGCTCGTCGGTATCATCGTGGATGCACAAGTTCCGGGCCAACCTGTGCAAGGTGACCTCCGAGGCACTGGCTGAGACCAGCGGCAGCGACAGTGGCCGGAGTACTGTGGACGCACTGTTCGACGGCGCCACCGAGACAGCGGATGGGCGCGAGCTCGAGGGCGACACGGAGGcccgcagcagcacgtcCCAGACACTGGTCGCGAAgtcggaggaggaggccgCGCTCGGCAAACACTCACAAAGCTGGACGTTTGAGACGTTTGACCCGCATGAGCAGCGCCAAGTGTTGCATGGTGACTCATCCGTGCCGTTTGTGGATGGTCCGAAACTGTGGCACATCCGGCGTGAGCTCTGGACGGCGCCGACCGCTAACAACTCGGTCCAGGAGGCCGCGGAGCATCGCGCCAGCTTCCGGAAGATCAAACCGCACTACTACCCGCGGATATATAGGAAGCTTGTCCTGGACGACCGGCCCCTGTCCCAACCCATAAACCTGGAAGACGTTATGAAGATCATGGACGCCGGCTGGCTCGAGACAAACAAATGGGAGCGTGCATCAAGGGGACTCGCTTAAATGCTACGCTCGGCACCAAATCTATTCAATATTAGGAAGCACCTAGTATATAGCGTAATATTAATCGGAACGAAAAATTCTGTCCCCTTTGCCCGGAGCTTGTTCTGTGTCCTGTGCTTTCCCCTCGCGAACCAGCCTCAGCGTGGTTtccagcaggcgcaggTCCCTCTCAACGTGTTCTGCCCAGGTCTGGAGGTCCCGGTTGCCCTCCGCTCGGCTACTGTACTTGGCGTAAAGCTTTCGTAACGGCGTATGGCAACGTTCCTGCAGCTCTTCGTCGTGCAACCGTAATAGCTTCTTTAGCTGCACATCATATATATAGGCATGGTTAGCTTCTATCTCGGCCTGCATGGCAGAAACCTTAGTGGCAGTCTTAGACTTGATGATTCTGTTGACGTCCTGATCCAACTCCATCGGTGCAGTTGCTTTGGCAGCCGGTTTTAGTCTTGCTATTCATCAAGGCCGATCTATATCACCAATCATCATGGTTTTGAAACATTCGGTGCTTAAAAAGGGACACAGCAAACTACAAGCAGGCAGCACGAAGCACTCAGCAGACTAAGGGCAGGCCTCATCATAAGATGCTTAGGGCTGAGCTAGTAAATGCCATTCCGTGCCAAGGTGCTCAGTGTGTCGCTGTGGTTGATGGCGTTCGACAACTTGTGGTGGTGCGAAATAATAGGGACTTCTTGGTGTACTCCAGTATGGACGAGAGAGGCCTGCGTCTAGTTCAGACATATACAGAATTGCTTGGCCCGAATTATGGTGTAGAAGAGCTGCTGTACTCCGAACGGCTGCGGACAATATTCGTCCGCACGACCAAGTGCTTACTGCTACTTCATTCGAGCAACTTACAACATTACGACAAGATAGTTGACAAACGAGGCATTGACCATGCCTGGCTGTTTGAACATCCATGTGGGAAGGCTGAGACGTGGATGACGGTGCTTGTTTACTCGGTCACAGGGTCGAGCAAGATAAAGATGCTGACATGGGTGGGGCGGCAGTTCCAAGCGGTGCATGAGGTCGCACTAGGCACGCGATCGGAAGTCATCAGCTCAGTAAGTGGCGGCCCCGCATGCTGTGTGGTGCTTACCTCGACGACTGTATACCAATGGAGGTATATGAGCTCAGAGTTAGTGCGTGTTGATAGAGTCATTAAGCCCACCTGGCCTCGCGAACTATATGACACCGTGAAGGAGGTCGAGACAGCGCAAGTCGAGGCCAGCACGCAGGGAAAGGAATATGCGGATGATGTGAGCTCGTTGATATCTGTGGAGAGTTTGTCTCAGCTTTCACGTAAAACCAATCTATCCAATTTCTGGTTCAAGAAACCTCAGGGACGAGCCTTCAAGGATGTAAGACTAGCGTTCTTACCCTCTGACTCAGTATATCCTGTGATAATGGATGGAAAGACTGAAATGATGCTGCAGCTTGAGCGGGCTGACAAGGAGTCGCTTTATATAACCGTCCATGATTGCCGGCACTTTTATGAGCGTAACAGGGACTTCGAGACAGTGCAATATTACATGTCTAGATACCTCCTTCTAAGCAATTCCAATTTTGTCAGAATTGTGGACTACTATCGTGGATTTATTTTTATGGAAATATACGTGAGCAAAGGCATCAAATGCGTTTATCCAATTTCCGAATCTTCGCTACTAATTAGAACCTTAGACGACGAGTTGCAACTTTTTAAAATATCTTGTGAGGATGACCTATCGAAGACAACTGTGCATGACTGCAGATCGATACCCAATAATGCAGAAGAAGCTCACTTCGATAATCTTAAGAGGCGGATAATATTTTACGAGAGTCTGTTAGACACACAGAAGGGTTTGACCATGTTTAGCATATCTGGGTCATCTGATAATGGTGATCAGGCCGAATTGTATGCATTGAAACTCCGTGATTTGAGCCTCCTGTTTGCGATAAAGTCTTTTGAAAGGTTTGCAGGTTCGCAAACTCTCACTTTATCTAAGAAACTTGATGAACGTGTGAATAGATTACAAGAGTTACTGGCCAAACAATTATTTGATTTATTTCTTGCCTTTTTAGCCCCTCCGGAATTGGTTCTCAGGCGCTGTCTACCTTATAATGTGGCCGCTGAGATTGATGATTTGCTAACTCCGCCTATCCTGGCGTCTGAGGTCAAACGCACTGATTTGTCTCCCAAACTCATTAACCGTTGGTGTCTTCCATATCTAACCGATATTAGGCGGCATCTGCACAATCTTCAAAGACAGGGTCCCAATGCAACCGTACTTTGGGCTTTCGGTGCGTACAAACTCCAGGTAGGGATTGAATTCTTTCAATTAGACCACAGTAAAGCTTCCGGCTTACTGAATCTTCTAAGAATCATAGACACAGCCCTTTTTCAACTTTATATGCATTATAACAAGCCCATGGTTGGCCCTCTTATTCGTGTCGATAACAACTGTGATTTAGTGAAGGTGGAAGCAGCACTAAAGGAAAATAAAATGTTCCAGGAGTTGATAGACTTCTATTACAATAAATCCGAACATGGTAAAGCTTTGAATTTGTTGATTCATTTATCGGACTATGTGGATAAAAGTTTTGCCACTAACGTAATGCAAGAAAAGGTCAAAAACCTAGTGATTGACTATTTGAGTAAACTCCCATCCGAGTACTTGGATACAATCTTTGAATATACTGCTTGGTTATTGAAGAACTATTCTGATAAAGACTTTATTATTTCGAGCATATTTATGAATGATTCACCTGCATGCGGTAAATTTAATTACGAGAAGGTGTACAGCTTTATTGATAAATGCAACAAACAACTATCTGTCACATATTTGGAATACATCGTCAACATTTATCATCACACAGATTCTAAGATATTCAATTATCTCATTCTAAGGTACATACAGGATATCAGCAATGAGAAGTGTGCTAAAAAACTCAAAGCCATTTTGAAAACAACTGCATACTACGAACCAAGGGTAGTACTCAGGTATCTATCGACCGCGCTGGAGGATGACACTCTAACTGCTGAAAATATAAAATGGCTAAAACTTTTAAAGACATGGCCTTTGGGGCGCCTGGGTGAACATGAAACAGCGTTAGGGATCCTAGTTGATGATCTAGGGAATTATAACCAAGCTTCTCTATATTGTAATGAGCTCTATGCCACAAACAAAAATGCAGGCACAGCAGCTCTCATGAACTTGTTTGAAAAGCTGCTTGCGAAGGTAGAATTTAGCGGATGGAGAAACGTTCATCTGTTTCTGCTAGAGAATGGTTCGAAGCTAGATGCGATAACATTGTTTGAGAAACTGCCGCCCAATATTCCGATAAACACGCTTAACGAATTCCTAAGTAGAAGGATTAAAAGTGCGTCCATGAAGAAAAACCAATCGCGTATACAGAACAATCTTTTGAAAGTCAACCTCATCGGAAGCACCTATCGCTTATCCCAGATCATATCTGAATTTTTGGTGGTAGATGAAGATAACCGCTGCTACGTTTGCCAGAAGAATTTAACATTAGGGAGCAGTGAACTTTTCTCGCTCTTCAACCTCAGAGGAAGCAATATATTAACACATTATAATTGTGGCAGGTCTCTGCAAGAAATCATAGCCGCAGATGACTGTAAATCTGGCAGCATGTCACATGTTAAAACTTTGGGTGACTATAAGGATGAGAAAAAGAGATAGGTCTCATTATATTACCGAATTTTTTAGAACTGTACATCTATAAACATAATGCATGATGGGGGAATTCTAAGTTGTGGTCACAAAGTTGATAATGCTAGAGCAGAATTTGACGAGATCATCTAAATGCTCTCTAGAATTATGAATAGCACGCCACTCCTGGAGAGATCGAGCTATACCCTCGTGCTTGTTATTGGCGTTAATAATATCGCCATGGGCCTTAAATAGGAGACTCATAAATGCTTCATATAAGTCGAAGTTCTTGCCAGACTTCAAACCTTCGACCAGAGCTTCAATAAACCAAACAATCTCTTCAAATGGTTCAAATGCGTTCAAAGATCTGATTTCCAAATCAATTGAAGCTGGAGACATATTGACTAAATGTACCAAAAAGTTGTTGTAATCTGATTCAGCCGCACTTGTTCTCAGTAGCTTA encodes the following:
- the BRE1 gene encoding E3 ubiquitin-protein ligase BRE1 (Syntenic homolog of Saccharomyces cerevisiae YDL074C (BRE1)) — translated: MEEPAAKRPKLSDRSEPLTQRDVVLFQKEALFRQLNRYRAEARAGQVQVEELRRAHGQVGERLAAVCGVVRSVARAVADARGDGDARALCERVAGGDDDEVVARAAEFAAVVAGGLGRGAAAGEGWHRLEAVNSRLAAENAQLAAELGAVRGFYAELLRRYDRDESETVRRVFKVEESEPPRAATPVEESSAKGAASDGEAATAVVEREMQIEELQTEIRVLEDTVAQLTDWKRLNEQELTKLRQMASSAELSQRHPTPPSSSNLSADLQVLRSKVEKLSHENKELAQLNEAYLGKFQQLSADREIFNNRLSAEFQTAQETLKKHNSNLEKDLVRIRTARDELLSKVAVLEAQKSKSDMLEDLEKMLALQQEQLKALSEHKPEPARDAVMKELQDLEKAFKELSQYSNKKYSEYVNQESLMSKLTVEKTKADQKYFAAMRSKDSILIENKNLSKNLSKSNELIQQLKDIEKSLQAKIENLNKQLHISRINEKRLLDSNKTTSLKIMDLTSQLSKANKSSTLVQQECNKLIEEKAKMESKLNDLEIETKNLATKLTYQENKSKKLHKTLVSNGGDNGALAEELENFRTVVYCSLCSKNWKDTVIKTCGHVFCADCCKERLAARMRKCPTCNKGFSSNDLLVVHL
- the DUS4 gene encoding tRNA dihydrouridine synthase (Syntenic homolog of Saccharomyces cerevisiae YLR405W (DUS4)), whose product is MPTVPSFIPKPKKLTPENDPLHIIKTRRITHNRPATIAGPMVRYSKLPFRQLCRHFNVDIVYSPMILAREFVRNEHARMADFTTNSRDTPLIVQVGVNNVVDLLRFVEMVSPYCDGIGINCGCPIREQVREGIGSALIYNQPLLCEMVRAVKEKYKDTVRLETKIRIHDDLAQTVTLCNALASAGVDWITIHGRTRTTRSSVPANIAAIRYIKEHITDKELPIVANGDCFTLDDCHRIAAETGADGIMAVRGLLANPALFSGYKTCPWHAVELLWHYAMEFGTLPYQLLQHHLHCMLENMGADKTLLKQMMDIKNFCELIDWFDEHFVLRRKSQEELSDIPDIPYRHRAPRP
- a CDS encoding 60S ribosomal protein eL31 (Syntenic homolog of Saccharomyces cerevisiae YDL075W (RPL31A) and YLR406C (RPL31B); 1-intron), with the translated sequence MAGLKDVVTREYTINLHKRLHGVTFKKRAPRAVKEIKKFAKLHMGTEDVRLDPRLNTEIWKRGVKGVPFRMRLRISRRRNEEDNAKNPLFSYVEPVVVASAKGLHTVVVEEEEA
- the RXT3 gene encoding Rxt3p (Syntenic homolog of Saccharomyces cerevisiae YDL076C (RXT3)), with translation MSMTATTEGDDGYRRRQSEIYRMQETLLDTTQTAETAGAAERVQEADPDGQGAGVDSGELLEVVERHYGARRCALGTIRYEAARAGRLTGGAGAALPFPYEVGQQTVPVPLLPRMGTAAINRLVTVELSAEDLESALATGENARVRNRELWGVDVYTCDSDPLLVLVHCGVLDAELSGQGAGSGPRRRTPANRANPDCVTRGVSAAPSVRRGAYHFDVRAQLLMLPPLQRYASAERFGLQSREWNTLHDGLSYGLYEVTILLRDPTLRDVGGADQITKVDW
- the GAG1 gene encoding Gag1p (Syntenic homolog of Saccharomyces cerevisiae YLR407W), which translates into the protein MSGDRGADAPYSVADSRRKSRARPGLRSSVSSWMHKFRANLCKVTSEALAETSGSDSGRSTVDALFDGATETADGRELEGDTEARSSTSQTLVAKSEEEAALGKHSQSWTFETFDPHEQRQVLHGDSSVPFVDGPKLWHIRRELWTAPTANNSVQEAAEHRASFRKIKPHYYPRIYRKLVLDDRPLSQPINLEDVMKIMDAGWLETNKWERASRGLA
- the BLS1 gene encoding Bls1p (Syntenic homolog of Saccharomyces cerevisiae YLR408C (BLS1)), yielding MELDQDVNRIIKSKTATKVSAMQAEIEANHAYIYDVQLKKLLRLHDEELQERCHTPLRKLYAKYSSRAEGNRDLQTWAEHVERDLRLLETTLRLVREGKAQDTEQAPGKGDRIFRSD
- the VAM6 gene encoding Vam6p (Syntenic homolog of Saccharomyces cerevisiae YDL077C (VAM6)); the encoded protein is MLRAELVNAIPCQGAQCVAVVDGVRQLVVVRNNRDFLVYSSMDERGLRLVQTYTELLGPNYGVEELLYSERLRTIFVRTTKCLLLLHSSNLQHYDKIVDKRGIDHAWLFEHPCGKAETWMTVLVYSVTGSSKIKMLTWVGRQFQAVHEVALGTRSEVISSVSGGPACCVVLTSTTVYQWRYMSSELVRVDRVIKPTWPRELYDTVKEVETAQVEASTQGKEYADDVSSLISVESLSQLSRKTNLSNFWFKKPQGRAFKDVRLAFLPSDSVYPVIMDGKTEMMLQLERADKESLYITVHDCRHFYERNRDFETVQYYMSRYLLLSNSNFVRIVDYYRGFIFMEIYVSKGIKCVYPISESSLLIRTLDDELQLFKISCEDDLSKTTVHDCRSIPNNAEEAHFDNLKRRIIFYESLLDTQKGLTMFSISGSSDNGDQAELYALKLRDLSLLFAIKSFERFAGSQTLTLSKKLDERVNRLQELLAKQLFDLFLAFLAPPELVLRRCLPYNVAAEIDDLLTPPILASEVKRTDLSPKLINRWCLPYLTDIRRHLHNLQRQGPNATVLWAFGAYKLQVGIEFFQLDHSKASGLLNLLRIIDTALFQLYMHYNKPMVGPLIRVDNNCDLVKVEAALKENKMFQELIDFYYNKSEHGKALNLLIHLSDYVDKSFATNVMQEKVKNLVIDYLSKLPSEYLDTIFEYTAWLLKNYSDKDFIISSIFMNDSPACGKFNYEKVYSFIDKCNKQLSVTYLEYIVNIYHHTDSKIFNYLILRYIQDISNEKCAKKLKAILKTTAYYEPRVVLRYLSTALEDDTLTAENIKWLKLLKTWPLGRLGEHETALGILVDDLGNYNQASLYCNELYATNKNAGTAALMNLFEKLLAKVEFSGWRNVHLFLLENGSKLDAITLFEKLPPNIPINTLNEFLSRRIKSASMKKNQSRIQNNLLKVNLIGSTYRLSQIISEFLVVDEDNRCYVCQKNLTLGSSELFSLFNLRGSNILTHYNCGRSLQEIIAADDCKSGSMSHVKTLGDYKDEKKR